The following DNA comes from Bacillota bacterium.
AGCCCCCATTTTCATGGCCTCGATGGCTGTGTCCACTGAGGAGTAGGCCGTCACTATGACCACTATGATCCCCGGCCTGATCCGTTTTGCCTCACGGAAGACATCGATCCCTGACATGTCTGGCAGTTTGAGGTCAAGCACAACTGCGTCAGCCGAAATGGCTTCGATGGCGTCGATAGCCTCTTTTCCAGTTGACGCAGTCTCGATGGCGTAACCTGCATCCGAGAACACGTCGGAGAGCACCACTCGCATGTTAGCCTCATCGTCCACGATAAGAACACGCCGGGCGGGCATCAACCATCCTCCAGTCGTGGATCGTAACCATTGGACTTTGTCGACTCAGGGTGATTCTTCAAAGACCATTCGATTCCTTTCAATGAAAAACAACGCAGTTCGTGTTCAGGCATCCCCATCTATGAGCCCGTGTGCACGCACCGCTGGTTGGCCCCAGTAAGCACGAAGGGCCCGTTTTCCGGTTCTCACCGCTTTGAGCTCTTCCCGAACCGGTTCCATGGCAGACTCAAGCAGTTCTTGGTTCGAGTTCTCGAAGGTGAGCAACTCGCTGAGGACCCTGGCGATCTTCGCATTCAGCAGGCAGGAACCGACCTCTGCACCTGCTCGGGCCAAACACTCGTGGTTGCGGACGCCTGTGGCCAGCGCACACTCGTCGATCAGAGCCGCAACCCGCGCTCCCAGCTGCGTCGCCTGCACGATCAGCTTCTCTTTCTCCCGGGTGGCGCGCTCGAGCCCATTCCAGTCAGCGCCCAGGATGGCGTCGCGCTGTCGCTGGGAGAGAGTGAGCATGGCTTCGTACACCTCGAGTTCCTTCGCACGGCACTCGTGCGTCTCCCGCGCCATGTCGTGGGGGCTTCGAGAACCCTCCACGTGATCACCCCCCGGTCTTCGCTGTCATGCCTCGCGCGTGGCGGATAGCTTGCGCCCAGGTCTGCCTCAGATCTGAGAGCATCCCGATGACCTCATCGATGGGCTCTGAGGAGCGTTTGGTGTTCGCCTCCACTAGGCGGTGCTCGAGGTACTCATAGATCCTCCAGAGGTTGAACGCAACCTCGCCCATGTTGAAATCCAGTGATGTCTGGAGTTCCACCAGGATGTCCTGGGCACGGACGAGATTCCTGTGCGCCGACTCCCGCCTGCCTTCTAGAAGGTCGGCTTTCCCCTGGCCTGCGAATCTAATGGCCCCATCGTAGAGCATCAGAACCAGAGTCTCGGGAGGGGCAGTTTGAACTTGCGTCTCCTGGTACTTGCCGTACGGGTTCGCCGTCATGGCACTTCCTTCCTTTCGGGGAGGTCGCCTCGGTGCACCGCCGCTTGGCGGTTGGGCCTACCACATGGACGTGAATTGCGTATTCAGCCAGGCGCTCTGGCTCCGCATGGACGAGAGCGCCTTCTCCATCGCAGTGAACTGCTTGATGAGAGTGGCTTCCCTCACTTCAAGTCTCCGCTCAGCATCAGTTATCCTCCTGGACACCATCTTGGCCTCAGCGTCCAGGTTGGCCTGGGTCTTGGGTATGAGACCGGTCCCGGCCTGGACTAGCCCACTTATGTATGTGTCGAACCTTGCCGCGATCCCGGTATTCGGCTCGCTGAAGAGCTTTGTCACGCCCTCCGGGTTCGAGGTGAGAGCCGCCTTGAGCTTAGCGTCGTCTATGACGAGCTTTCCTGACCTCCCGTCGGTCGAGCCAATTGCGCCAGTCGATATACCGATGGCAAGAAGACTGTTGGTCGCAGCCGGGAGCCCAGACACCGTTTCCATGGCGAGGGTTCGCAGACGGGAGGCGATCCCGAGAACTGTTCCGTTTGCCTGCAGGGTGCCGGCACTTTTGGTGGTCGAGTTGTAGGATGTGAGGCTGGAGATGAGATCCAGCACAGAGTTGTACTGGTCCACAAAGCTCTTGATTGCAGAGTATCCTGCGTCCACATTTTGGGAAACCGTTATGGTGGAAGCGTTCTCACCCGCCTCCTTGAGCTCGAGAGTGACGCCGGGGATGATACCTGACACTGTGTTCGACGCAGAAGATAGTTGTGTGCCGCCGTTCACGGTGTCCACGCGGAACAGAGCATTCTCGCCAGGCACCTGTGTTGCACCAAGGATACCCGCAGCTCCGAGGAAGCCGCCCCCGACATCCTCGGAGCTGATGGAAATGCTCCCGGTGTACTTGGCTGTGAGCACTAGCCGGTCCTCGAGAGTGTCATATGCCGCTGTCACTTGGGCGGAAGATGCGTTTATGCGATTGATCACGCTCGTAAGCGAGTCCGAATACCGGTCGTACTGTATCGCGACCCCGTTGATGACAAAGAGCCCCCGGTTAGTCCCGCCGTCAGAGGCTGCAAGCCCAAGAGCCTTGGGGGCGGCAGATACGGTAATAGAGTTGGCAGTGGACCCTTCGGGCGTTGCCGTGTCTGTAATCACGAACATGTCGTTCTGAGCCCCGCCGAGCCCAGAGACCTTCACTCTTATGGTGCCGGGATCAAGCCCGGCGGCAGCGTTCATCTTCGCCTCAAGGTCCGCCGCGACTGCGGCCATGTCGTCCCCTGCCGAAAGCGCCTCTGTGGTGTACTCCTCTCCGTGATAACGGAACGTAACTGTCTCCGTTCCGACCAGGGCGACTGCAAGTGTCCCTTCGGTTGCCCCTTCCGCCACTCCACTTGTCACAGAGTCGTTCAGAACCCCCGCGAGCCTGCTGGTGTAGAGAGCCGCCCCTGCCTTGACCACTCCGAGATTTCCATAGCTTGTGATGGTCGATCCTGAGGTGGCTCCCCCCTGCTCGAGCAGACACCCGAGACCGGAGTCTGTGGCGGATGTGATGGCGAGCGTTCCGCCCGTCCGGCCGTCCTGCACCACGAGCGTGGCCTCCCCAGGGCCCTCCCCATCGACCACACTGACCAGTACGGAACCGGAGTCGCCGAGCGCCCTGTTCATGGCCTGGGAGATCTGGAAGGCCAGATCAGCGAGGGAGGTTATCCCCGCTGCAGCGCCCGAGATATCTGACTCCGCAGTGGTGTACTCAACGCCGTCATAGGTGAAGGTGATGGTGGCGCCAGCCGCAACGTCGGACGCCACGGCGCCGGCGTTCTCCGAGTGCTCAGCGACTCCAGACGTGATTGTGGCGGCGATCTGACCGCCGAGCACCTTGGCGGCTGAGAGGAAGTTGCTGGTGTCTCCGCCTGCGCCAAGCTGGATGGAGCCCGAAGGCGCCCGGAGCACAAGACGGTTGTTCACCACAGATGCCACAACGCCTGCCCCACTCGAGTTGATCCTTCCGATCACGGAGTTTGAAGATGCATCGTCCACCCCATCGCTCATGACCGTGTCCTGATCGATCGTCACCACCTTCCCGTTGATGGTGAACCACCCCACGGTCGGGGCAGTGGCGAACCCGGCCTCGCTCAACCTCTCCCCGATGTTCAGGGGCTGCCCGAGGGATTGAGACCCAGTCACCCTGGTCGAAGTGGCGACCCTGTCGATCCAGATTCTGTACACGCCGTTGATCGCGCCTGCGGACGCGGTAGCAGTGAGGATCGAGGAGTCCGACGAGGTCGCTGTCTTAATGTTGATCGCCGCAGCAGACTTGAGTGCAGCCGCCTTGGATCTTAGGGATGAAAGCCTGGTG
Coding sequences within:
- the fliS gene encoding flagellar export chaperone FliS; the protein is MTANPYGKYQETQVQTAPPETLVLMLYDGAIRFAGQGKADLLEGRRESAHRNLVRAQDILVELQTSLDFNMGEVAFNLWRIYEYLEHRLVEANTKRSSEPIDEVIGMLSDLRQTWAQAIRHARGMTAKTGG
- a CDS encoding flagellar protein FlgN, coding for MEGSRSPHDMARETHECRAKELEVYEAMLTLSQRQRDAILGADWNGLERATREKEKLIVQATQLGARVAALIDECALATGVRNHECLARAGAEVGSCLLNAKIARVLSELLTFENSNQELLESAMEPVREELKAVRTGKRALRAYWGQPAVRAHGLIDGDA
- the fliD gene encoding flagellar filament capping protein FliD, coding for MAGTMRIGGLVAGIDTSELVQQLMAIERRPVLAMQVRQDTIKTKTDAWRDVATRLSSLRSKAAALKSAAAINIKTATSSDSSILTATASAGAINGVYRIWIDRVATSTRVTGSQSLGQPLNIGERLSEAGFATAPTVGWFTINGKVVTIDQDTVMSDGVDDASSNSVIGRINSSGAGVVASVVNNRLVLRAPSGSIQLGAGGDTSNFLSAAKVLGGQIAATITSGVAEHSENAGAVASDVAAGATITFTYDGVEYTTAESDISGAAAGITSLADLAFQISQAMNRALGDSGSVLVSVVDGEGPGEATLVVQDGRTGGTLAITSATDSGLGCLLEQGGATSGSTITSYGNLGVVKAGAALYTSRLAGVLNDSVTSGVAEGATEGTLAVALVGTETVTFRYHGEEYTTEALSAGDDMAAVAADLEAKMNAAAGLDPGTIRVKVSGLGGAQNDMFVITDTATPEGSTANSITVSAAPKALGLAASDGGTNRGLFVINGVAIQYDRYSDSLTSVINRINASSAQVTAAYDTLEDRLVLTAKYTGSISISSEDVGGGFLGAAGILGATQVPGENALFRVDTVNGGTQLSSASNTVSGIIPGVTLELKEAGENASTITVSQNVDAGYSAIKSFVDQYNSVLDLISSLTSYNSTTKSAGTLQANGTVLGIASRLRTLAMETVSGLPAATNSLLAIGISTGAIGSTDGRSGKLVIDDAKLKAALTSNPEGVTKLFSEPNTGIAARFDTYISGLVQAGTGLIPKTQANLDAEAKMVSRRITDAERRLEVREATLIKQFTAMEKALSSMRSQSAWLNTQFTSMW